Proteins encoded within one genomic window of Onychostoma macrolepis isolate SWU-2019 chromosome 11, ASM1243209v1, whole genome shotgun sequence:
- the kif17 gene encoding kinesin-like protein KIF17 isoform X3, translating to MASESVKVVVRCRPLNDREKAMNCKMVISIDSSHCQCFIEKPGATEEPPKQFTFDGTYYISHSTEQIYNEIAYPLVEGVTEGYNGTIFAYGQTGSGKSFTMQGVLDPSSQRGIIPRAFEHIFETIQCAENTKFLVRASYLEIYKEEIRDLLGKETKQKMELKEHPERGVYVRDLSMHTVHSVGEYAAGEEHLRAGKLNLVDLAGSERQSKTGATGDRLQEATKINLSLSALGNVISALVDGRSKHIPYRDSKLTRLLQDSLGGNTRTLMVACLSPADNNYEESISTLRYANRAKSIQNRPRINEDPKDALLREYQEEIKKLRALISGQLGSANLSSLLAGQKSGDSPAVLSRPQSNTSESEAEKDRIKEEYEKKLMKLQAEYDAEQESKVKLQEDIAALRTSYETRLSSLERSRASRTHTTGGPCVDQHKEEPITALVASQEQAKADHNVPEENQSSAVANVKGAPSEESSVLDMVVVATPGQLDQKHVLERLQQLEQEFVGGEQVRNEELKQRHRQRKTLADQRKKQLIEALSQSSEDSDSVLLNVYDSIQEEVHAKSRHLENTQKKLKAAKLEIRDLQAEFEMERDDYLATIRRLEQEGQLLQGILERMAPLVRRDCNYSNVDRLRKDAVWDEEGGTWKLPEVVVQKTTLPAVPPSGAIAPARLSARRNSASDLVDPFVQEEEEDRYKEMLNRSESEHIATNYFKPKRSSQLLAGDSIKNTMNYSGSIGNGPVHQTPVGSSLSPLNVESLLPRPFRLESLGVPPAHGKVKRKKSKTLIPTESN from the exons ATGGCATCAGAATCCGTGAAGGTGGTCGTCAGATGTCGACCTCTGAACGACAGAGAGAAGGCCATGAACTGTAAGATGGTGATCTCGATTGACAGCAGTCACTGTCAGTGTTTCATTGAGAAACCTGGAGCCACGGAAGAGCCGCCCAAACAATTCACATTTGATGGAACTTATTATATAAGCCATTCCACTGAGCAGATCTATAACGAGATCGCATATCCACTGGTGGAG gGTGTAACTGAGGGCTACAATGGGACAATTTTTGCTTATGGACAAACAGGCAGTGGCAAATCATTCACTATGCAAGGTGTTCTAGATCCTTCATCCCAGAGGGGAATCATCCCTAGAGCTTTTGAGCACATCTTTGAGACAATCCAG TGTGCAGAGAACACGAAATTCCTTGTACGGGCCTCTTACTTGGAGATTTACAAAGAGGAAATCCGAGATCTTTTGGGAAAAGAGACCAAGCAGAAGATGGAA CTGAAGGAGCATCCGGAGCGTGGTGTGTATGTACGGGATCTGTCCATGCATACGGTGCACAGCGTTGGGGAAT ATGCTGCTGGTGAAGAACATTTGCGTGCTGGGAAGCTCAACCTCGTGGATCTTGCTGGTAGTGAACGTCAGTCGAAAACCGGTGCTACTGGAGATCGCCTTCAAGAAGCCACCAAGATCAACTTGTCCCTTTCAGCCCTTGGCAATGTTATATCCGCATTGGTGGATGGTCGTTCCAAGCACATCCCATACCGCGACTCCAAGCTCACTCGATTGCTTCAGGACTCGCTGGGCGGAAACACTCGTACCCTCATGGTGGCTTGCCTCTCGCCTGCCGACAACAATTATGAGGAGAGCATCAGTACTCTACGCTACGCCAACCGTGCCAAGAGCATCCAAAACCGTCCACGCATCAACGAGGACCCAAAAGACGCCCTCCTGCGTGAATATCAGGAGGAAATCAAGAAACTGAGAGCGTTAATCTCTGGGCAGCTGGGATCTGCCAACCTCAGCT CACTTTTGGCAGGTCAGAAGTCAGGAGATTCTCCAGCTGTTCTGTCACGACCCCAGAGCAACACATCAGAGAGCGAGGCAGAGAAAGACAGGATAAAAGAG GAATATGAGAAGAAACTGATGAAGCTACAGGCCGAGTACGATGCAGAACAAGAGTCCAAAGTCAAACTCCAGGAAGACATTGCAGCCTTGAGAACATCATACGAGACCAGACTCTCTTCTTTGGAGAGGTCCAGAGCTAGTCGAACACATACTACTG GTGGCCCTTGTGTGGACCAGCATAAAGAAGAACCCATCACTGCACTTGTGGCTTCACAGGAACAAGCGAAGGCTGACCACAATGTACCCGAG GAGAATCAGTCTTCTGCTGTTGCTAATGTCAAAGGAGCTCCCAGTGAAGAAAGTTCAGTTTTAGATATGGTTGTGGTTGCCACACCCGGTCAGCTGGACCAGAAGCATGTTTTAGAGAG GCTGCAGCAGCTGGAGCAGGAGTTTGTGGGTGGAGAGCAGGTGAGGAACGAGGAGCTGAAgcagagacacagacagaggAAGACTCTGGCTGACCAGAGGAAGAAGCAGCTAATTGAAGCTCTTAGCCAAAGCAGCGAGGACAGTGACAGCGTTCTGCTGAACGTATACGATTCCATTCAGGAGGAAGTCCATGCCAAGAGCAGACACCTGGAGAACACGCAGAAGAAG CTAAAAGCTGCCAAGTTGGAGATCAGAGATCTTCAGGCAGAGTTTGAGATGGAGAGAGATGATTATCTGGCCACCATCCGGCGTCTGGAGCAGGAAGGCCAGCTCCTTCAAGGAATTTTGGAGCGCATGGCACCCCTGGTGCGCAGGGACTGTAACTACAGTAACGTGGATCGACTGCGGAAGGATGCGGTGTGGGATGAAGAGGGAGGGACCTGGAAACTGCCAGAGGTGGTGGTGCAGAAAACGACATTACCTGCAG TCCCTCCTTCAGGTGCCATTGCCCCTGCCAGACTTTCAGCACGCAGGAATTCTGCCTCGGACCTTGTCGACCCTTTTGTG caggaagaggaggaggaccGCTACAAGGAAATGCTCAACCGCAGTGAGAGCGAGCATATCGCCACTAACTACTTCAAGCCAAAACGGAGCAGTCAGCTGTTGGCTGGCGACTCCATTAAAAACACAA TGAATTATTCTGGTTCAATCGGTAATGGTCCAGTGCACCAGACCCCTGTTGGGTCCAGTTTGTCTCCTCTAAACGTGGAATCTCTCCTTCCACGCCCCTTCCGTTTGGAGTCCCTTGGAGTCCCACCTGCACATGGCAAAGTAAAACGCAAGAAGAGCAAGACACTTATCCCAACTGAGAGCAATTGA
- the kif17 gene encoding kinesin-like protein KIF17 isoform X1 — MASESVKVVVRCRPLNDREKAMNCKMVISIDSSHCQCFIEKPGATEEPPKQFTFDGTYYISHSTEQIYNEIAYPLVEGVTEGYNGTIFAYGQTGSGKSFTMQGVLDPSSQRGIIPRAFEHIFETIQCAENTKFLVRASYLEIYKEEIRDLLGKETKQKMELKEHPERGVYVRDLSMHTVHSVGECERIMDQGWRNRSVGYTLMNKDSSRSHSIFTIHLEICNMDAAGEEHLRAGKLNLVDLAGSERQSKTGATGDRLQEATKINLSLSALGNVISALVDGRSKHIPYRDSKLTRLLQDSLGGNTRTLMVACLSPADNNYEESISTLRYANRAKSIQNRPRINEDPKDALLREYQEEIKKLRALISGQLGSANLSSLLAGQKSGDSPAVLSRPQSNTSESEAEKDRIKEEYEKKLMKLQAEYDAEQESKVKLQEDIAALRTSYETRLSSLERSRASRTHTTGGPCVDQHKEEPITALVASQEQAKADHNVPEENQSSAVANVKGAPSEESSVLDMVVVATPGQLDQKHVLERLQQLEQEFVGGEQVRNEELKQRHRQRKTLADQRKKQLIEALSQSSEDSDSVLLNVYDSIQEEVHAKSRHLENTQKKLKAAKLEIRDLQAEFEMERDDYLATIRRLEQEGQLLQGILERMAPLVRRDCNYSNVDRLRKDAVWDEEGGTWKLPEVVVQKTTLPAVPPSGAIAPARLSARRNSASDLVDPFVQEEEEDRYKEMLNRSESEHIATNYFKPKRSSQLLAGDSIKNTMNYSGSIGNGPVHQTPVGSSLSPLNVESLLPRPFRLESLGVPPAHGKVKRKKSKTLIPTESN; from the exons ATGGCATCAGAATCCGTGAAGGTGGTCGTCAGATGTCGACCTCTGAACGACAGAGAGAAGGCCATGAACTGTAAGATGGTGATCTCGATTGACAGCAGTCACTGTCAGTGTTTCATTGAGAAACCTGGAGCCACGGAAGAGCCGCCCAAACAATTCACATTTGATGGAACTTATTATATAAGCCATTCCACTGAGCAGATCTATAACGAGATCGCATATCCACTGGTGGAG gGTGTAACTGAGGGCTACAATGGGACAATTTTTGCTTATGGACAAACAGGCAGTGGCAAATCATTCACTATGCAAGGTGTTCTAGATCCTTCATCCCAGAGGGGAATCATCCCTAGAGCTTTTGAGCACATCTTTGAGACAATCCAG TGTGCAGAGAACACGAAATTCCTTGTACGGGCCTCTTACTTGGAGATTTACAAAGAGGAAATCCGAGATCTTTTGGGAAAAGAGACCAAGCAGAAGATGGAA CTGAAGGAGCATCCGGAGCGTGGTGTGTATGTACGGGATCTGTCCATGCATACGGTGCACAGCGTTGGGGAATGTGAGCGGATCATGGATCAGGGCTGGAGGAATCGCTCTGTGGGATACACACTCATGAACAAAGATTCCTCTCGCTCACACTCCATATTCACCATTCACCTGGAGATCTGCAACATGG ATGCTGCTGGTGAAGAACATTTGCGTGCTGGGAAGCTCAACCTCGTGGATCTTGCTGGTAGTGAACGTCAGTCGAAAACCGGTGCTACTGGAGATCGCCTTCAAGAAGCCACCAAGATCAACTTGTCCCTTTCAGCCCTTGGCAATGTTATATCCGCATTGGTGGATGGTCGTTCCAAGCACATCCCATACCGCGACTCCAAGCTCACTCGATTGCTTCAGGACTCGCTGGGCGGAAACACTCGTACCCTCATGGTGGCTTGCCTCTCGCCTGCCGACAACAATTATGAGGAGAGCATCAGTACTCTACGCTACGCCAACCGTGCCAAGAGCATCCAAAACCGTCCACGCATCAACGAGGACCCAAAAGACGCCCTCCTGCGTGAATATCAGGAGGAAATCAAGAAACTGAGAGCGTTAATCTCTGGGCAGCTGGGATCTGCCAACCTCAGCT CACTTTTGGCAGGTCAGAAGTCAGGAGATTCTCCAGCTGTTCTGTCACGACCCCAGAGCAACACATCAGAGAGCGAGGCAGAGAAAGACAGGATAAAAGAG GAATATGAGAAGAAACTGATGAAGCTACAGGCCGAGTACGATGCAGAACAAGAGTCCAAAGTCAAACTCCAGGAAGACATTGCAGCCTTGAGAACATCATACGAGACCAGACTCTCTTCTTTGGAGAGGTCCAGAGCTAGTCGAACACATACTACTG GTGGCCCTTGTGTGGACCAGCATAAAGAAGAACCCATCACTGCACTTGTGGCTTCACAGGAACAAGCGAAGGCTGACCACAATGTACCCGAG GAGAATCAGTCTTCTGCTGTTGCTAATGTCAAAGGAGCTCCCAGTGAAGAAAGTTCAGTTTTAGATATGGTTGTGGTTGCCACACCCGGTCAGCTGGACCAGAAGCATGTTTTAGAGAG GCTGCAGCAGCTGGAGCAGGAGTTTGTGGGTGGAGAGCAGGTGAGGAACGAGGAGCTGAAgcagagacacagacagaggAAGACTCTGGCTGACCAGAGGAAGAAGCAGCTAATTGAAGCTCTTAGCCAAAGCAGCGAGGACAGTGACAGCGTTCTGCTGAACGTATACGATTCCATTCAGGAGGAAGTCCATGCCAAGAGCAGACACCTGGAGAACACGCAGAAGAAG CTAAAAGCTGCCAAGTTGGAGATCAGAGATCTTCAGGCAGAGTTTGAGATGGAGAGAGATGATTATCTGGCCACCATCCGGCGTCTGGAGCAGGAAGGCCAGCTCCTTCAAGGAATTTTGGAGCGCATGGCACCCCTGGTGCGCAGGGACTGTAACTACAGTAACGTGGATCGACTGCGGAAGGATGCGGTGTGGGATGAAGAGGGAGGGACCTGGAAACTGCCAGAGGTGGTGGTGCAGAAAACGACATTACCTGCAG TCCCTCCTTCAGGTGCCATTGCCCCTGCCAGACTTTCAGCACGCAGGAATTCTGCCTCGGACCTTGTCGACCCTTTTGTG caggaagaggaggaggaccGCTACAAGGAAATGCTCAACCGCAGTGAGAGCGAGCATATCGCCACTAACTACTTCAAGCCAAAACGGAGCAGTCAGCTGTTGGCTGGCGACTCCATTAAAAACACAA TGAATTATTCTGGTTCAATCGGTAATGGTCCAGTGCACCAGACCCCTGTTGGGTCCAGTTTGTCTCCTCTAAACGTGGAATCTCTCCTTCCACGCCCCTTCCGTTTGGAGTCCCTTGGAGTCCCACCTGCACATGGCAAAGTAAAACGCAAGAAGAGCAAGACACTTATCCCAACTGAGAGCAATTGA
- the kif17 gene encoding kinesin-like protein KIF17 isoform X2 — protein MASESVKVVVRCRPLNDREKAMNCKMVISIDSSHCQCFIEKPGATEEPPKQFTFDGTYYISHSTEQIYNEIAYPLVEGVTEGYNGTIFAYGQTGSGKSFTMQGVLDPSSQRGIIPRAFEHIFETIQCAENTKFLVRASYLEIYKEEIRDLLGKETKQKMELKEHPERGVYVRDLSMHTVHSVGECERIMDQGWRNRSVGYTLMNKDSSRSHSIFTIHLEICNMDAAGEEHLRAGKLNLVDLAGSERQSKTGATGDRLQEATKINLSLSALGNVISALVDGRSKHIPYRDSKLTRLLQDSLGGNTRTLMVACLSPADNNYEESISTLRYANRAKSIQNRPRINEDPKDALLREYQEEIKKLRALISGQLGSANLSSLLAGQKSGDSPAVLSRPQSNTSESEAEKDRIKEEYEKKLMKLQAEYDAEQESKVKLQEDIAALRTSYETRLSSLERSRASRTHTTGGPCVDQHKEEPITALVASQEQAKADHNVPEENQSSAVANVKGAPSEESSVLDMVVVATPGQLDQKHVLERLQQLEQEFVGGEQVRNEELKQRHRQRKTLADQRKKQLIEALSQSSEDSDSVLLNVYDSIQEEVHAKSRHLENTQKKLKAAKLEIRDLQAEFEMERDDYLATIRRLEQEGQLLQGILERMAPLVRRDCNYSNVDRLRKDAVWDEEGGTWKLPEVVVQKTTLPAVPPSGAIAPARLSARRNSASDLVDPFEEEEDRYKEMLNRSESEHIATNYFKPKRSSQLLAGDSIKNTMNYSGSIGNGPVHQTPVGSSLSPLNVESLLPRPFRLESLGVPPAHGKVKRKKSKTLIPTESN, from the exons ATGGCATCAGAATCCGTGAAGGTGGTCGTCAGATGTCGACCTCTGAACGACAGAGAGAAGGCCATGAACTGTAAGATGGTGATCTCGATTGACAGCAGTCACTGTCAGTGTTTCATTGAGAAACCTGGAGCCACGGAAGAGCCGCCCAAACAATTCACATTTGATGGAACTTATTATATAAGCCATTCCACTGAGCAGATCTATAACGAGATCGCATATCCACTGGTGGAG gGTGTAACTGAGGGCTACAATGGGACAATTTTTGCTTATGGACAAACAGGCAGTGGCAAATCATTCACTATGCAAGGTGTTCTAGATCCTTCATCCCAGAGGGGAATCATCCCTAGAGCTTTTGAGCACATCTTTGAGACAATCCAG TGTGCAGAGAACACGAAATTCCTTGTACGGGCCTCTTACTTGGAGATTTACAAAGAGGAAATCCGAGATCTTTTGGGAAAAGAGACCAAGCAGAAGATGGAA CTGAAGGAGCATCCGGAGCGTGGTGTGTATGTACGGGATCTGTCCATGCATACGGTGCACAGCGTTGGGGAATGTGAGCGGATCATGGATCAGGGCTGGAGGAATCGCTCTGTGGGATACACACTCATGAACAAAGATTCCTCTCGCTCACACTCCATATTCACCATTCACCTGGAGATCTGCAACATGG ATGCTGCTGGTGAAGAACATTTGCGTGCTGGGAAGCTCAACCTCGTGGATCTTGCTGGTAGTGAACGTCAGTCGAAAACCGGTGCTACTGGAGATCGCCTTCAAGAAGCCACCAAGATCAACTTGTCCCTTTCAGCCCTTGGCAATGTTATATCCGCATTGGTGGATGGTCGTTCCAAGCACATCCCATACCGCGACTCCAAGCTCACTCGATTGCTTCAGGACTCGCTGGGCGGAAACACTCGTACCCTCATGGTGGCTTGCCTCTCGCCTGCCGACAACAATTATGAGGAGAGCATCAGTACTCTACGCTACGCCAACCGTGCCAAGAGCATCCAAAACCGTCCACGCATCAACGAGGACCCAAAAGACGCCCTCCTGCGTGAATATCAGGAGGAAATCAAGAAACTGAGAGCGTTAATCTCTGGGCAGCTGGGATCTGCCAACCTCAGCT CACTTTTGGCAGGTCAGAAGTCAGGAGATTCTCCAGCTGTTCTGTCACGACCCCAGAGCAACACATCAGAGAGCGAGGCAGAGAAAGACAGGATAAAAGAG GAATATGAGAAGAAACTGATGAAGCTACAGGCCGAGTACGATGCAGAACAAGAGTCCAAAGTCAAACTCCAGGAAGACATTGCAGCCTTGAGAACATCATACGAGACCAGACTCTCTTCTTTGGAGAGGTCCAGAGCTAGTCGAACACATACTACTG GTGGCCCTTGTGTGGACCAGCATAAAGAAGAACCCATCACTGCACTTGTGGCTTCACAGGAACAAGCGAAGGCTGACCACAATGTACCCGAG GAGAATCAGTCTTCTGCTGTTGCTAATGTCAAAGGAGCTCCCAGTGAAGAAAGTTCAGTTTTAGATATGGTTGTGGTTGCCACACCCGGTCAGCTGGACCAGAAGCATGTTTTAGAGAG GCTGCAGCAGCTGGAGCAGGAGTTTGTGGGTGGAGAGCAGGTGAGGAACGAGGAGCTGAAgcagagacacagacagaggAAGACTCTGGCTGACCAGAGGAAGAAGCAGCTAATTGAAGCTCTTAGCCAAAGCAGCGAGGACAGTGACAGCGTTCTGCTGAACGTATACGATTCCATTCAGGAGGAAGTCCATGCCAAGAGCAGACACCTGGAGAACACGCAGAAGAAG CTAAAAGCTGCCAAGTTGGAGATCAGAGATCTTCAGGCAGAGTTTGAGATGGAGAGAGATGATTATCTGGCCACCATCCGGCGTCTGGAGCAGGAAGGCCAGCTCCTTCAAGGAATTTTGGAGCGCATGGCACCCCTGGTGCGCAGGGACTGTAACTACAGTAACGTGGATCGACTGCGGAAGGATGCGGTGTGGGATGAAGAGGGAGGGACCTGGAAACTGCCAGAGGTGGTGGTGCAGAAAACGACATTACCTGCAG TCCCTCCTTCAGGTGCCATTGCCCCTGCCAGACTTTCAGCACGCAGGAATTCTGCCTCGGACCTTGTCGACCCTTTT gaagaggaggaggaccGCTACAAGGAAATGCTCAACCGCAGTGAGAGCGAGCATATCGCCACTAACTACTTCAAGCCAAAACGGAGCAGTCAGCTGTTGGCTGGCGACTCCATTAAAAACACAA TGAATTATTCTGGTTCAATCGGTAATGGTCCAGTGCACCAGACCCCTGTTGGGTCCAGTTTGTCTCCTCTAAACGTGGAATCTCTCCTTCCACGCCCCTTCCGTTTGGAGTCCCTTGGAGTCCCACCTGCACATGGCAAAGTAAAACGCAAGAAGAGCAAGACACTTATCCCAACTGAGAGCAATTGA
- the kif17 gene encoding kinesin-like protein KIF17 isoform X4, producing the protein MELKEHPERGVYVRDLSMHTVHSVGECERIMDQGWRNRSVGYTLMNKDSSRSHSIFTIHLEICNMDAAGEEHLRAGKLNLVDLAGSERQSKTGATGDRLQEATKINLSLSALGNVISALVDGRSKHIPYRDSKLTRLLQDSLGGNTRTLMVACLSPADNNYEESISTLRYANRAKSIQNRPRINEDPKDALLREYQEEIKKLRALISGQLGSANLSSLLAGQKSGDSPAVLSRPQSNTSESEAEKDRIKEEYEKKLMKLQAEYDAEQESKVKLQEDIAALRTSYETRLSSLERSRASRTHTTGGPCVDQHKEEPITALVASQEQAKADHNVPEENQSSAVANVKGAPSEESSVLDMVVVATPGQLDQKHVLERLQQLEQEFVGGEQVRNEELKQRHRQRKTLADQRKKQLIEALSQSSEDSDSVLLNVYDSIQEEVHAKSRHLENTQKKLKAAKLEIRDLQAEFEMERDDYLATIRRLEQEGQLLQGILERMAPLVRRDCNYSNVDRLRKDAVWDEEGGTWKLPEVVVQKTTLPAVPPSGAIAPARLSARRNSASDLVDPFVQEEEEDRYKEMLNRSESEHIATNYFKPKRSSQLLAGDSIKNTMNYSGSIGNGPVHQTPVGSSLSPLNVESLLPRPFRLESLGVPPAHGKVKRKKSKTLIPTESN; encoded by the exons ATGGAA CTGAAGGAGCATCCGGAGCGTGGTGTGTATGTACGGGATCTGTCCATGCATACGGTGCACAGCGTTGGGGAATGTGAGCGGATCATGGATCAGGGCTGGAGGAATCGCTCTGTGGGATACACACTCATGAACAAAGATTCCTCTCGCTCACACTCCATATTCACCATTCACCTGGAGATCTGCAACATGG ATGCTGCTGGTGAAGAACATTTGCGTGCTGGGAAGCTCAACCTCGTGGATCTTGCTGGTAGTGAACGTCAGTCGAAAACCGGTGCTACTGGAGATCGCCTTCAAGAAGCCACCAAGATCAACTTGTCCCTTTCAGCCCTTGGCAATGTTATATCCGCATTGGTGGATGGTCGTTCCAAGCACATCCCATACCGCGACTCCAAGCTCACTCGATTGCTTCAGGACTCGCTGGGCGGAAACACTCGTACCCTCATGGTGGCTTGCCTCTCGCCTGCCGACAACAATTATGAGGAGAGCATCAGTACTCTACGCTACGCCAACCGTGCCAAGAGCATCCAAAACCGTCCACGCATCAACGAGGACCCAAAAGACGCCCTCCTGCGTGAATATCAGGAGGAAATCAAGAAACTGAGAGCGTTAATCTCTGGGCAGCTGGGATCTGCCAACCTCAGCT CACTTTTGGCAGGTCAGAAGTCAGGAGATTCTCCAGCTGTTCTGTCACGACCCCAGAGCAACACATCAGAGAGCGAGGCAGAGAAAGACAGGATAAAAGAG GAATATGAGAAGAAACTGATGAAGCTACAGGCCGAGTACGATGCAGAACAAGAGTCCAAAGTCAAACTCCAGGAAGACATTGCAGCCTTGAGAACATCATACGAGACCAGACTCTCTTCTTTGGAGAGGTCCAGAGCTAGTCGAACACATACTACTG GTGGCCCTTGTGTGGACCAGCATAAAGAAGAACCCATCACTGCACTTGTGGCTTCACAGGAACAAGCGAAGGCTGACCACAATGTACCCGAG GAGAATCAGTCTTCTGCTGTTGCTAATGTCAAAGGAGCTCCCAGTGAAGAAAGTTCAGTTTTAGATATGGTTGTGGTTGCCACACCCGGTCAGCTGGACCAGAAGCATGTTTTAGAGAG GCTGCAGCAGCTGGAGCAGGAGTTTGTGGGTGGAGAGCAGGTGAGGAACGAGGAGCTGAAgcagagacacagacagaggAAGACTCTGGCTGACCAGAGGAAGAAGCAGCTAATTGAAGCTCTTAGCCAAAGCAGCGAGGACAGTGACAGCGTTCTGCTGAACGTATACGATTCCATTCAGGAGGAAGTCCATGCCAAGAGCAGACACCTGGAGAACACGCAGAAGAAG CTAAAAGCTGCCAAGTTGGAGATCAGAGATCTTCAGGCAGAGTTTGAGATGGAGAGAGATGATTATCTGGCCACCATCCGGCGTCTGGAGCAGGAAGGCCAGCTCCTTCAAGGAATTTTGGAGCGCATGGCACCCCTGGTGCGCAGGGACTGTAACTACAGTAACGTGGATCGACTGCGGAAGGATGCGGTGTGGGATGAAGAGGGAGGGACCTGGAAACTGCCAGAGGTGGTGGTGCAGAAAACGACATTACCTGCAG TCCCTCCTTCAGGTGCCATTGCCCCTGCCAGACTTTCAGCACGCAGGAATTCTGCCTCGGACCTTGTCGACCCTTTTGTG caggaagaggaggaggaccGCTACAAGGAAATGCTCAACCGCAGTGAGAGCGAGCATATCGCCACTAACTACTTCAAGCCAAAACGGAGCAGTCAGCTGTTGGCTGGCGACTCCATTAAAAACACAA TGAATTATTCTGGTTCAATCGGTAATGGTCCAGTGCACCAGACCCCTGTTGGGTCCAGTTTGTCTCCTCTAAACGTGGAATCTCTCCTTCCACGCCCCTTCCGTTTGGAGTCCCTTGGAGTCCCACCTGCACATGGCAAAGTAAAACGCAAGAAGAGCAAGACACTTATCCCAACTGAGAGCAATTGA
- the sh2d5 gene encoding SH2 domain-containing protein 5, which translates to MGETAGREHGIVTRSAEYIGSFPVDDSCLDDQIQQLHTQLKSFKNCKSKRTVSLRFSVKGVKVYDEDEMTLLMAHAMCRVSLSTARPSDAQFAFVSHNPGNSDAQLYCHLFRARHARAAQFLNLLLCRCFQLYFLEKHPEEAQDECSGKKPTRTPSLLNQGFPLSVSALVSFRRAPTQGLLPGAKVISQPSTEQVSSPEEGPTSSPTIVRKKAIRTKELRSGAYRSFTFTPLKQRHLQDKLSAPQEKEQASAKACKSRAPSLAETEEALAQAVWCWAGVSSDCSSSLLADDVLGAFLLCPHPKKPNRGSLIVRFPSGLVTHAIKNSKGKFRLEKCHNDFESLAALIEHYTEFNEELECSLSCGRVNHCYDWEEIVNKSSRSLQDNKKGTFKNQSLV; encoded by the exons ATGGGCGAGACAGCTGGCAGGGAACATGGGATTGTTACAAGATCTGCTGAG TATATTGGCTCATTTCCTGTGGATGACAGTTGTTTGGATGATCAGATTCAGCAGCTGCACACTCAGCTGAAGTCTTTCAAG AACTGCAAGAGTAAGCGAACGGTCTCATTGAGGTTCTCTGTCAAGGGAGTCAAAGTttatgatgaagatgaaatg ACGCTCCTCATGGCTCATGCCATGTGTCGAGTCTCGCTGTCCACTGCCCGTCCGTCTGATGCCCAGTTTGCCTTTGTCTCCCATAATCCTGGAAATTCTGATGCCCAGCTCTATTGCCACCTCTTCAGAGCCAGACATGCTCGAGCT GCCCAGTTCCTGAACCTGCTGCTTTGCCGCTGTTTTCAACTGTATTTTCTGGAGAAGCACCCAGAGGAAGCACAGGATGAGTGTTCAGGGAAGAAACCAACTCGAACCCCATCATTGCTTAATCAAGGTTTCCCTCTCAGTGTTAGTGCCTTGGTGTCTTTCCGCAGGGCCCCAACTCAAGGCCTGCTACCAGGGGCAAAG GTGATCTCACAGCCGAGCACGGAGCAAGTCAGCAGTCCTGAAGAGGGCCCCACTTCCTCTCCGACTATAGTTCGTAAAAAGGCGATTCGAACTAAAGAACTGCGCTCTGGAGCGTATCGCTCTTTTACATTTACTCCCCTCAAACAGCGGCACCTGCAGGATAAACTGAGCGCACCACAAG aaaaggAACAAGCCAGTGCAAAAGCATGCAAGTCTCGCGCTCCCAGTTTAGCCGAGACCGAAGAAGCTCTGGCTCAAGCAGTGTGGTGCTGGGCTGGCGTGTCTAG CGACTGTAGTTCTTCATTGCTGGCAGATGATGTCTTGGGTGCCTTCCTGCTATGTCCTCATCCCAAAAAGCCCAACCGTGGGTCTCTTATAGTCCGCTTTCCCTCAGGACTGGTAACTCATGCTATTAAGAATTCCAAGGGAAAGTTCCGGCTTGAG AAATGCCACAATGACTTTGAAAGCCTTGCTGCTTTGATTGAGCACTACACAGAGTTCAATGAGGAGCTGGAATGTTCTCTGAGCTGCGGCCGTGTCAATCACTGCTACGATTGGGAAGAGATTGTGAATAAGAGTTCACGGTCACTGCAGGACAACAAGAAAGGCACATTCAAAAACCAAAGTTTGGTTTGA